One part of the Gossypium raimondii isolate GPD5lz chromosome 1, ASM2569854v1, whole genome shotgun sequence genome encodes these proteins:
- the LOC105781619 gene encoding serine acetyltransferase 1, chloroplastic translates to MKNLGTSRPLPLPLYNNSPPFSHPHLSPSIFPSTHYSHKFSQSMAACIDISRTTDSSQLSQRPNISQPDEVLYEYGSFCRSTFPNNVSSVPLNKNHTKTIPTRKSVDFSLEEKEEVGALWLKMKEEARLDAEQEPILSNYYYSSIFSHNSFESALANHLSIKLGNPSLPSSTLFDIIMAVLVEDQGIMIAVKEDLKAAKERDPACISYVHCFLNFKGFLACQSHRVAHNLWCQGRKVLALLIQNRVSQVFDVDIHPGAKIGSGILFDHATGVIVGETAVIGNNVSILHNVTLGGTGKASGDRHPKIGDGVLIGAGTCILGNIKIGDGAKIGAGSVVLKDVPPRTTAVGNPARLVGGRENPIKLDKIPSFTMDHTSHIAEWSDYVI, encoded by the coding sequence ATGAAAAATCTTGGGACATCTCGACCTTTGCCTCTCCCTTTATATAACAATTCTCCTCCTTTCTCTCATCCACACCTTTCTCCTTCAATTTTCCCATCAACCCATTATTCTCACAAGTTTTCGCAATCCATGGCTGCTTGCATTGACATCTCAAGAACAACAGACTCTTCCCAACTTTCCCAACGTCCAAACATTTCTCAACCTGATGAAGTTCTTTACGAGTATGGAAGTTTCTGCAGATCCACTTTCCCAAATAATGTTTCGAGCGTACCCTTGAATAAAAACCACACAAAAACCATCCCTACAAGAAAATCTGTTGATTTTTCtttagaagaaaaagaagaggttGGTGCTTTATGGctgaaaatgaaagaagaagCAAGGTTAGATGCTGAGCAAGAACCCATCTTATCCAATTATTATTACAGCTCAATCTTTTCTCATAATTCATTTGAAAGTGCTTTAGCCAATCATTTGTCTATCAAATTAGGCAATCCAAGTCTTCCTAGCAGTACTTTATTTGATATTATCATGGCCGTGCTTGTGGAAGATCAAGGAATCATGATAGCTGTTAAGGAAGATTTGAAAGCTGCTAAAGAAAGAGACCCTgcatgtataagttatgtacattgctttttgaattttaaagggttCCTAGCATGTCAATCACATAGGGTAGCCCATAATTTATGGTGTCAAGGGAGGAAAGTTTTGGCCTTGCTGATACAAAATAGGGTGTCTCAGGTTTTTGATGTGGATATTCATCCTGGAGCCAAGATTGGGAGTGGGATATTGTTTGATCATGCTACTGGAGTTATTGTTGGAGAGACAGCAGTGATTGGTAACAATGTGTCAATTTTACATAATGTAACATTAGGAGGAACTGGTAAGGCTTCTGGTGATAGACATCCAAAGATTGGAGATGGGGTTTTGATTGGTGCCGGTACTTGTATTTTAGGGAATATTAAGATTGGTGATGGAGCTAAGATAGGTGCTGGTTCGGTGGTGTTAAAGGACGTGCCTCCAAGGACTACTGCGGTGGGGAATCCGGCTAGATTGGTAGGAGGGAGGGAGAACCCTATAAAGCTTGACAAGATTCCAAGTTTTACCATGGATCATACTTCACACATTGCTGAGTGGTCTGATTATGTCATTTAG